The sequence CCAGTTCGAACTAATAGCGCGCGGCACTGCCCATTGGAGCTCCATCCAGAGCCCACCGGCAGACAGCGTTGTAGCTTTCAGCGTTCAGAACTATCCTGGGCCATTCGTCtgtggctggctgctgctccacGGCCGCGGAGGCAGCCCGTCATTGGATGCTGAAGCCATGCGAGCTGGGCTTGAGATGCGCTTTCGCGAGGCGAGGTTTGCTGGGTACCCCTCACCAGGCCGTGTAAGTGCTAGTTAGGAGCTGCTGCACGTTGCTATTCGCAGATGGATGTCACTGGAGTCGCGGCATGGAGCTCGTGTTGCTATAGGTAGAAATACCCAGAACGTCGTCACTGCTCCCTCCCActtgctcctctttcttccctcctATATTCCTATATTCCCCTCCTCCCCATTTCACCACTGCTGATTTGATTCTTctactctttctctcttattTCCATCTTCACTCTTCCAATACTCTACCCAACTAGCTCTACATACACCCGCCATCATGGTCCATCTCAGCGCAGTCAACCGGTCTGCCTCGGTCAGTCCCGGCCCCCAGATGGCCCCGGCCGGaggctccagctccctcGCTCCCGAGACGGCCCTCCACAAGAGCCTCTCGCAGGTCAAGCTGTCCAGCTATCAGGATGAGTTCACCACCAGCGTCTACGGCTCGCAATTCGCCGGCCAGGATCTGCCCAAGCACAGCATCCCCAGCGGCGCAATGCCCAAGGACGTTGCCTACCACATGATCAAGGACCACCTCAGCTTGGACAACAACCCCAAGCTCAAGTAAGCTTTCTGAGGCTGCCAATTGAGTTTAGAAGCTAATCTAAGTATTTAATCTGTAAAAAGCCTGGCTTCATTCGTCACGACTTACATGGTATGTCTTGCTATTCAGTCAAAATCAATTGCTTCCAGCGTCTCACCAGTCCCTCGCAAAAATGTataggaagaagaggccgagaagcTCATGACCGAGGCCTTCTCCAAAAACTTCATCGACTACGAGGAGTACCCCCAGTCCGCCGACATCCAGAACCGCTGCGTCAACATGATCGGCGAGCTCTTCCACGCTCCCCCCGGCGGCGACAGCGTCGGCACGTCCTGCATCGGCTCCTCCGAGGCCATCATGCTCGGCGTGCTGGCCATGAAGCGCCGCTGGAAGCTCAAGCGCCAGGCCGAGGGCAAGCCCACCGACAAGCCAAACATCATCATGTCGTCCGCCGTGCAGGTCTGCTGGGAAAAGGCCGCGCGCTACTTCGAGGTCGAGGAGAAGTACGTCTACTGCACTGCCGACCGGTACACCATTGATCCCTCGGAGGCCGTGAACCTGGTTGACGAGAACACCATTGGCATTGCCGTCATCCTGGGCACCACTTACACCGGCCACTACGAGGACGTCAAGGGCGTCAACGACCTCCTGGAGGAGCGCGGCCTGGACATCTCCATCCACGTCGACGCTGCCAGCGGCGGCTTCGTCGCCCCCTTTGTCCTGCCCGACCTGCAGTGGGATTTCAGACTGCCCAGAGTCGTCTCCATCAACACCTCCGGCCACAAGGTAAGCATTCCCATCTTGTCTGCACATCATCTTTGCCCATCCATGCCTCCAGATCGCCAACTAACCTCCCACCCAAAAAAACAGTACGGCCTCGTCTACCCCGGTGTTGGCTGGGTCATCTGGCGCTCCCACGAGTACCTCCCCCAGGAcctcatcttcaacatcaacTACCTCGGCGCCGAGCAGTCCTCCTTCACCCTCAACTTCTCCAAGGGCGCCTCGCAGGTCATCGGCCAATACTACCAGTTCATCCGCCTCGGCAAGAAGGGCTATGAGTCCATCATGAGCAACCTGACCCGCACCGCCGACTACCTCACCGAGGTCCTCGAGCGCGACGGCTTCGTCATCATGTCCGAGCGCGGCGGCCAGGGCCTGCCCCTCGTGGCCTTCCGCTTCAAGAGCGCCGCCGAGGGCGGAAAGGACCGTCACTACGACGAGTTTGCGCTCGCCCACCACCTGCGCTCCCGGGGATGGGTCGTCCCGGCGTACACGATGGCGCCGCACACCGAGCAGCTCAAGATGCTGCGCGTCGTCGTGCGGGAGGACTTCTCCAAGAGCAGATGCGACATGCTCATCCATGACATCAGACTCTGCCTGGGACTGCTGGAGCAATCGGACGTGGAGACGATCAAGAGACAGGAGGCCTTTATTCGAGATCACATCGCCTCGCACGGCAAGAACAAGCAGCAGGCCAGACACCATGCCTCGAAGCACTACCAGGTAAGTTTTGACAGCTTCGTTGtagcctttcttttcctctggATATCTTGGAGCTGACCGAACCATCTTTTAGGGCGAGGGACACTCGTTACAGGGCAAGCATGGCAAGACCCATGCCAtttgctaaattaaaaagcgtATGCTTCAAAAttcaaaacaaaagaaaaagttcaATGGGTACAATAGTACATGTTACATATATTGAAAAAAGGTTATCCTGGCCACATTATTTCATTCCAACTTCACTATACATGAGATGTGACTGTGCCCAGCGTATGCTAGTGGGAGCGTGTTCAAACACCATgactgcttttttatatgtTTTCTGtaaaaataggaaaaaaacttttatacaCAGTAGGACCTCCTACCAAACTAAATCATGATCTAAGCTGCCAAACATTTATACAAGACActcaaaacaaaaaggccaAAAGAGCATAAAATCTCTTTTCCCCTACTTTAGGAACGGGTAGCAGCAATCGCTTCCTCCAAAATATCCAGTCCATGGTGAATCTCCTCCTCAGTCATCACCAAGCTCGGCAAGAAACGCAGCGTGTTCGTGCCCGCCGTAATCACCAGCAGGCCCCTCTCCCGGGCAGCTTTCACAATCGGAGATGGGTCCTCGGTGAGTTGCAGGCCGAGGATGAGGCCGCGGCCGCGCGCCTCGGTGATGAGCTCGGGGAATTTAGCCTGGAGCTTGGCGAAGCGGTCCTTGAAGACCTTTGACTTTGCATGCACGCCCTCGAGGAGTTCAGGCGCAGAGAGCTTCGTGAGGACGTGGTGGGCAAGACGACAGGCGAGGGGGTTGCCGCCAAACGTGGTTCCGTGGTCGCCGAGCTGGATCTTCTCGCTGACGGCCTCGGTGACCAGGACGGCGCCGATGGGGAAGCCGTTGCCGAGGGCCTTGGCCGTGGTCAAGATATCGGGATGGGCCTCCTTGGGCAGATCGCCGTGGGCCCAGAGCTTGCCGGTGCGCGACATGCCGGACTGGATCTCGTCGTAGATCAAGACAGCGCCAACCTCGCGGCATCGCTTGGCGAGGGCGATCATAAACTCCTCGCTGCCGGCAAAGATGCCTCCCTCGCCCTGGATAGGCTCGACAATGACACCGCAGGTCTTGTCGTTGACAAGGTCGTTGATTCCAGCAACATCGTTGTAAGTCCCCTCCTTGAAGCCAGGCACCATCGGCGCAAATGGCTTCTGGTACTTGGGATTATGCGTCGCCGACAGCGCTCCCATCGTACGGCCGTGGAATCCGTGCTTGAACGAGACAATGTCGACCTTTTCGCCCGACGGATCGACAATCTTGCCTGCCTTGCGGGCGAACTTGATGGCAGCCTCGTTGGCCTCGGTGCCGGAGTTGCAGATGAAGACACGCGAGGCCTCGTGCATGCATCCTGCCTCGAGCGTCTTTTCGACGAGCAGCTTGGACAGCGCGCCGGTCCAGGGGTTGTAGTACAGGTTCGAGGCGTGGATCAGCGTGCCGGCCTATGCTCCAGCTCACATGTCAGTTTATCTGCTCAGCACAAAGGGCCCTCACTATTGTCGGATGACGCTACAAACCTGCTGCGCAATAATATCCGTAAGCTCGGGGTCGCTGTGGCCCAGCCCCGTCACAGCAATTCCGGCCGTGAAATCAAGGTACTTTCGGTTCTCAATATCCCAGAGCCACGAGCCCTCGCCCTGGACAAACACCGGCGGCGGGCGAGCATAGGTAGCGACCATGTACGGCGCATAGTCGTTGACAAGGGCCGCGCTCGGAGAATCGGCCGCAGGATCGGGATTCGGCAGAGCTGCATCTCGCTGCAATTGCGGTAGGTGATTATTAGCTTCCTGTAGCAGATAAAACAGAATTATACATCCCAATTGATACGCCAAACGTGCTGTAAACGAGGTGGGCTGAGTGGatgggagagagaaatgcCACAGTTCCAACGGACTCACCTTGATGGCCTGCTTCACACTATCAGACAAGCTCGCAACCGCCCTCGTTGACGAAAAGAATCGTCCACCAGAAACCCTGGCGCTTGCAGCCAAAGAGGCCGCCTGACGCCCAGCGAATACCCTGAAAGCCATTGGATCtgaataagaaaaagtatTGAAGTGGAACGGATGGACAGGCGTAATGCCAGCGCTTTAAACTTTGCGGTTGGGAGCGATATAATTTCAGTCGCGCGCCCTTCAATTGCTATCGATAAAAGCTCCGCTATCGCTGCTCCCGCTGCAGCCTCTCAAAAAAGTATTTGTGACGacacttatttttttttctccctggCGCCATTTGAGTCATTTGTTGCAGGCCTCTTTTTTCTAGGAGCACTGATAACGATGGAGTCATTGCTTTGCATTCGTTTAAATGGGGCACCAAGCCAGAATATGGGGGCCATTGTGAGTCTAGCCTCTACGCAGAGTCACCTCTGACCCTGGTACCGGAGGCCTGCAGATATCACCGCCAATTACATCAGTACGTCCATGATCGCCGAATATCTCTACAGCTGGTTGGAGAGCAAAAGATGATAAACATAATGTCATGGCATTATCAATAGGAGAAcccaaaataaaaaaaataatacagcCTCTACAAATTCCGCCCAAAACAAACGCAAACGGGTCTTAGTATGCAACCAGAACGCCGCCTTGCCAAATAATGATAATAATGACAAGAGCATCAGGGAgggtaaaaataaaaaggggaaaaaagaggaaaaaatacCAAGAGCCCCAAAGCATTGTGCATTGTATAGCCTTTCTTTGTTTGCAGCCATCGAAATTCATATCGCGCCTATTTCCCATCCATTCGTCAAGCACCGTGCCATGGAGAAAAATTTATGTAAATCCTCGTTCACTAGACGGCGCTATATCCTCCCCGGCTGCCAGCGCCCTGGACAGTGTTCAACACTCGGCGTGTCCAGTCCTTGAGGAGGTAAGGAATGTCGCGGAGGGTATCTCCATGGGGGAGCAAATCCCAACCCCGTGCGCCGTAGCGGTTGTAGTTGAGCCAAGAACCGAAAATGAGGTATGCCGCGATGCCAAGGAAGACGCTACAGAGGCCATTAGTCACGGTTTCAACCGTCTTTCTCAACATAGAGGGGACGCTGCACTTACATAATAACGAACCAGGTGAAGAAGCcccagctggcgctggagTCGCTGGGCTCGCGGTCATCATCCTTTCCTCCGTCCTTTCCTCCGTCACGCTTCTCACACGCATACTTGGTGTACCAGGTAAGTCGGAGAATGTCGACATCCTTCTCTTTGGCATAGTCCTCCCAAATGAGGGCAGCATTTTCGTTCTTCAGCTGATGCTCGATGGCCGAGTCAGTCTTTCCATCGTCGTCTTTATTGTCTCCGTCTTTAtcgtccttctcctttttgtcATCCTTGTCATCCGCTGCTCGTCGCTTTGTCTTGGGGGCCTTTTCGTATTCATCTTCAGAAGTCCATTCGCCCTCGGTGCCCGTCTTGTCAGGATCGCAGATAAACTCGATGACGGCCTTCTGATTTCGTCGCTCCGAGACTGGGCCGGTGAGAGGGTGTTTGCCGCCCTTGAGAACTAGTCGAAGGCCTTCCTTCTGGGCATCGGAGTTTGAGTCGCTGCTCTTGAGCCGCGTTGCCTCGTAGTCGAATTGCGATCCGCCGGCATTTTCCAGCCCTCCTGCGATAGCAACCACCTGTGTAACTGCGTCTTGATCGCCCTTGAGAAAATGGGAAATGGCACAGACTAAAAGGGGTCAAGTAACGTTAGCCGAGCAGTTTGAGCAAGGGGAAGTCAGAATAACCAGACAATATCTATCTGTGCCTTACCTCTGGTTCCATTCGGACACTCGTCTTTCGTCTTCGCCTTcccgctcttcttcagcggctGGCAGATATCCACGGTCCAAGTGGTGTTGTAGTGGGCGTTCGTGCTAGCCTCAAATCGCGACGTCACTACCGAATGCGGGCCTCCAAGCGGCGAGAGATCAAAGTTGTGCTCATCCACTCGAATCTTGTTGCAGCTCAGCATGGCCGCCGCATTCAAGGGCGCCAACAAAAAGGATAACAGCAGCGCTGATGACCGAGGCGGATGCATCGTGACTgtagagcagcaaaaggGCCGGGGTTGAGAAAAGACAGGGGCGCCGCCGATTTCGAGAGATGGcgggagagacaaagagagagtgCGGCGATAAGGACTGGCGGCAGCACGATGCTGAACTCGACGCTCCTGTAAACGGAAAACAAAGGGGCGATTCTAGGCTCTAGAAAAGAATGACTGCAAGATTCTGTTGGAAGAAGGATGCACGAGATCTGCTTGCACGCCGCTGGTTGATCACGTCAAGCTTTCGCGAAAGCGAAACGGGGCTAAAGCTGGAGTTGACGTGACCAACCTCTGCTTCCGTCATACATCCCGACGAGGCCGCAAGCACGTGACCGTCGCCGCCAGCAATCTTCAGCGGAAGCGCATTCCCACAGGGTTCAGCAATAAGCGCAACATTGCGGGTGTGCGGCTTTTTCGGTGAAAAGGGGTTCATAAAAATGAACTTGCGAAAATGTGTAAAGCCAATGAGATGTTGCTAAAGTTGAAATGAATagagataaaagaaaaaaaagtgcccAGATTATACGTAAAATGCGGTATATCATAGGTTACTTACAAGCGGCGTAGCTTAGTAGCTCCCATACACAGGGCTCATTAGATAGACTTGTATCACAGTAATGAACGGAAATCgatgaaaaaataaattGCATCTTTCGTACAGCCATAGTGTAAAAGGTGCCTTAATCTGTACAAATATACGTACTCAGCCCTTTCGACCTCCTATTACAACTAATTACCCTCCACCAACGCCAGTTGCTATTTTAACGAACTCATTAATATCATGCCCAGTATAACAgtcgatatatatataacccGTTCTTCgtgagaagagaaatgaaaaCGAAAATGATGTAAAAGGgagtaagaaaaagaaggagggggaaagaagaacaagagtaaaacagaaaagaagaaaaataagaaaaacaagaaacagCGATAATACACTAAAGCAAGTTCGTCGGGGGTTAACCTGCCTCTTCCCAAGTAAACATCATTCCGTTGATAGGGGTATTAGAACAGACTTGCTCAAACGCAGTAGTCCTTCGTGATGCCGAAATTATAAGCCTCCCTCCCTCCGTAACTCCAgatttaagaaaaaatagaCAAGCCAACAACCTCCCCTGCTCTCTTGAACCTTACCTAGAATCCAAAGCTGGCTAAACTCAACTTTTCACATATCCCAAAAAGGCATGCATTTCGTTTTGTACTTTCGTAACTTCTTAAGGCTCCTTCAGTCGTCGTATGGGGGCTTTcccccctctcccctctttgccttttcgcAACTACATTCCTTGGTGTCCCATCATCCCACCCATGCCTTGCATcgctgcctgctgctgctgctgttgttgttgctgaagcatcatctgctgttgctgcgctCTCCGTTGATATAGTTCTCTGACCATTTGTGAAGCTTGGGCGAAAGAGGACTGCTTAATCTTATCAACCGTCTCTTGTGGAACATTTTCTGCTCCGCCAAACTTGGAAGCTGCCCCAGCCATGAGGCGGTTGTAAATGACGCGCGCCTGGTTTTGCATCTGAACTTGGACGGCAGCCTGCTGTACTTGCTGAGGAGTTTGTccttggtgctgctgctgctgctgctgtgcctgagcctgtgcctgtgcctgagcctgagcctgtgcctgagcttgagcttgagcttgagccTGTGCCTgagcctgtgcctgtgcttgAGCCTgtgcctgagcctgagcttgtgcctgtgcctgtgcttgGGCTTGTGCCTGTGCTTGGGCTTGAGCCTGGGCCTGAGCTTGtgcttgctgttgctgttgctgttgctgttgctgttgttgctgctgctgcatctgcatggCCATCAACGCTTGCATGTTGGCGGCATTCACGTTGTTACCATTCATCATCTGGCCATTAGCTTGCATCATGTTGCCCATCTGCCCACTTAACCGGCCCATCTGAGCCATCCGTTGTATCTGAGCTTGCATCCCTGGAGCCATTTGGCGCATCTGAACATTTTGCATATTTTGTAACTGCTGAGCATATTGCGCCgcccactgctgctgctgctgctgtgggtTACCCATGTTATTCTGCTGGGGGTGcggatgttgctgctgttgctgaggcTGTTGAGGCCCATGCTgggactgctgctgctgctgctgctgctgctgctgttgctgcgccGCCATCATTTGACGTTGCATCATTTGCATCATCTGCGCTTGCTGTTGAGACATGGGTTGGCCTTGTCCAGCAATGTTCATGTTATTAAAATTGCTATTCTGGAGAGCGGccgccatctgctgctgctgatgttgctgctgctgctgttgcagcaTAGCTCGCTGTTGAGCAGTGAGTTGGGCAATCATTTGAGGGTTGGCTTGAGCCATGCCTGGATTGTTAATCATCATGGGCTGGCCCATTTGGGAGTTTTGAGCCATCATGTTAGGAGGAGGACTCGTTTGGGTCATGCGAGGAGTTGCAACCATTGCAGGTCGATTAAGTGGAGTAGCATGAGACATATTCGGCGTCGTCTGCGCAATGCGCGGTGTGCCGGACGGATGACTCTGCTGGCTGTTTCTAGAGGACATTGTATGTGCCATAGGGACTGACATCTGTGGGTTTTGCACAACCGAGGCTGGTCGAGGAGGGCTTGCCGCCATGCTGGAATTGGTTTGCTGCATAGGAACACTTGTGACCATTGGCGACGACATATTTTGGGGTGTATTCTGCCGGACAATTGGAGAAGATACTGGGGCTTGGGATATTGTTGCTTGGAACCGTGCCTGGGCTGGTCCAGATATGCCATTTGGCATCGTATTCTGCGGACCGGTCGACACAGCATTTGGCATGGCGTTAGGCACCACCGCATTCTGAATAGGATGAGCGTGCTGCGCCTGGTTCATTTGCTGTTGGTTGTTATTAGCCTGAGCAACAGGAGTTGACGCCGCGGCTCTAGCGGCCAACGCTTGCCGCTGCGCTTCAGCTTGTTGACGCAGTTGGTTTTCTCTCGCCGCAGTCTGTTCACGCCTGACCCTCTCCATGTCTGCTTGTCGCtgagcagcttctgcagcagcttgttgctgtCTCTGCAACTGTAGCTTCCGGTCATTCTCTTGCTGCTTAAGTTTCTCCTGCTCCCTCTTCTCGGCATGCTCCCGCTTGATGTCTTCTATGATGTTGAACCGCTCAAATCTAGGTTCgaatgcagcagcaccagttGCAGCATCTCCATCTGTCCCACCGCCACCTTGAGCGCCCGTGGCATTTGATGCCAACCGATCGTCCAAAACCAGCATGTAGCGCTCCAattctgctgccgctgcctcgTCTGCAGCCATCTCCGCCACTGTCCGCTTGCGAGCTTTTGGTTGAGGAGGGGGTTTGCTGTGGCTGGGATGGGACATTTTCTCTAATAACTCAATGGTTTCCTCAATGCTCTTGGTTGGCTCAAGGTAAAGAGGGGCGGCGGTCGCGAGTAATATCTGTCCTTCAACAGCATATATGTTACTGCCATCTATTTCGCTCTTTTCTCGCTTATTCTTCTTCGCAGGTGGCTGCATGGTAGATGTGGTTGGGGTGGGTGGTACCGCTGTCGCTGGCGTTGATGGAGGAGCCATCGCAGAGCTGTCTCGTCCCTCTCCTGCTCCTCGCGGCGTCGTCGCCTTGATATAAAGATCCATTCGTAGACTCTCGGGCGTTGGATGAAGAACAACGGTGAATATTTTCGGCTTTGGGGCAGCTTTATTAGTTGAGGCATCCGCAGGCACACTGGAGGATTCATTTTCAGCATCCTTCTCATCACTGTCCGCTGCGTCCTTGGAGTCGTCTTCTTTTAGCTTTCCATTCGTTTCATTTGGATTCAGTTCCTCTTTAGGATATGGCACATAGGGTGAAGGCGTCAGCCATTGGTTGTAGTTGTGTATAGATGATTGCACGACGGCATTGGAAGCCGACGAGGGTCGCTTAACGTCCTTCGTCTGGGCTACTGATTTGTGATCATAGATCTGTACAATGAGGCATCCTTCATAGAAGGGCACATTGCCTTGAATAAAGTACGGAAGGAGATCGTGGGGTATTGTGCGATTCTTCGTATGCTCAAGAAATATTCTCATGGGCGACTTATACTGGAAcatgccatcttggccatcGAAGCGGAAATGGTTCGGGTGCAAATGAACAACTAAAGATGGGGGTCGCCCGGCAAacttctttaaaatatatttatcgGTCACAACTATGCATATGTTAGAGGTCCCAGTTGCACTGATATCGCTGCGCCACAGAAGATGAGGATCCTGTACCTGCAGGTCGGGGCTCGTTATGAGCCGCCTCGTCCATGGCGAAAAACACCGATCGTAAGCCTGCGCTGTTTCTCGAACTTCGCCCTGACGACAGATTTAGAGTATCGCGACGGGCTCGGTTATTGGGCCGCACAGTCGAGGCAGTGATGGCCCGATCGCTGGCCGAGCTCGGCGCCGGCTTCGCGCCAGGTGGCTTGATATTGGACATGGATGGGGAAGGCGATGATGTGGACGATGCAGCTCCGTTTGTCTGGATGCCAGGAGGTACAGGGCGCTTGATTTTGCCTGTAGCGTTCTGCTGCACcgcagtggtggtggtggtgacgttGGACGGCGCCATCGTGACCCCGAATGCACCACGACGGCGCGCGTGGGCTTCAGGGAGATTGTTGCCGCTTCTTTCCCGCCGCGCCTGCTATGCGTATAACCCGGCGTCTATGGCGAGCGTCTACGCCTGCGCCGCAATTGCAGTCGGAGTTCCAGCCGCAGTCGATAACGTGAATGTTGGAGTCGCGGCGCGAGATGGGTGGGTTGTGGAGACGATCGCTCAACGTGGATCGGCTGGTGCAGAGGGCCAGGGGAGGGCGGCGCAAGAGTATAAAAGTCAGCAGCGATGCATGAGCAAGCAGTATGTCGTGTGTCAGCAGAAACGAGAGGCTAGGGAGAGTTAAATTTTGCCAGCGACTTTGCCGTTGCGCTCAAAGGACGTTGCGAGATGTGCAACGGACGTTGAACCTGACTGACCAAGCTGGGAGGCTCTGTCATCACGTGACTCCCACTTGCTGTCAGCTGCCAAAGTTTATCTAATACAGCCAAAATATCAATTGCTGCCACTTTATATAGAGCAATTCCGTGCAATCTATGAATCCAGAAATATTTCTCATGAGTCGTATGCTGCATCCTAGTCATAATTGAAGCGCTGAATGAGCATAAGCTGACTATTGTTGTCATTTGTTACACGCCAATTTGGCGTACAGTTGAAGTACATCtcagctttctctctctttgtttacATTTGAACATGTTTCGGCAGCAGAGCCCTAGCCAGTGTCGACGACTTGATGACACATCAAATGCTGTCATGCGCATTATAATGGTCTTACTCAATTCTGATAACTAGTTCTTACAGCAatggaaagaaaaggtagGAGATTTAACCATGCTGGCGCCAAATATCTACTAcgtatacctacctatgcacataggtaggtatttaCAGATATATTGCGCTTTCcccatctctcttctcctaaACACAACCGCCAGAGCAACAGCGTCGTTGTaaagtaagtttttatatataaagcactaataaataaagcaatcaAATAATCGGTAATGGTATATACAAATCTACACAACCAGCATCCCTGGTACATTCCATTTCATTAAATATCCTGATACATACCATCAAACATAACTCGCACGCCTGCTTTACTCACGACCTTGAACTCTGCGTGTCCAATCATCATTCACGCGCACGCTATCGACAACAACGATGCCTCGTCCACGACCAACGCGTTCGGGGCGCTGCCACCACTTCTCGGGCTTATCAGCTCTCTCAGTCTCAGATTCGCTATCGGCAAGACCACCGGATCCGTCTTCGGCGCCTACAACCAAGATGATGTCGTGACGAAGCCACGTTTGAATGTTGGTGATATAGCTGCCGTTGTCACCAGAGAGAGACTCCTGGAGGTAGATGATGTCAGGCTGCAGGTGGCGAAGGACATGAGTGTGGCCATTGGGCGTGGTAAACGGAAGAATCATGGTTTCCTTATCAACAAGGGCCAGTGCTTCTGAGTAAACGGCGTTGAACAGAGTGTTCTCCGGGGTAGCGCCAAGGCTAGTAGcaaaaggttattaatacTATCCAATAGACGAAGACACGCGTAGAGGAGCAGAAGACTTGAGACTTACACAGGGCTCTTTGCCTCGGGTGTTTGAGCTTGATCATATCCAACGTTAGAGAATGACGAGCTAACCGAAGGAGGCGGGCGATTACTCGTAGTGGCATCAACCGTGCTATCCTTCAAGCTAGGAGCGTAGATGAGCACGAAGAGCTTGATGGCAGACAGGTCATTGTGGCGAGGAATGTGGTTTAGAATAGACTACGATGCCGAGTTAGCAGCCAAAATAACACAAGCTGTTACACAGGTGATAAGCATCAAGCACTTACAGCATGTTCATGAGcaatgtcgtcgtcgtcgtctgtaAATTGGGAATCGGCAGAAATGACAATGGCAACCGTCTTGCGTTTCTTATGAATAGACTGAGGAGGTGCCGgacccttttctcttcgcacttctctctcttcgggCCAGGCGTTCGAATCATGTTCAGCTTTGTCTTCCTCACGGATCGAAGCCAGCGCCTTGCCAACGGCAGCGCCAGCCGCAGCgacaccagcagcaacagtctTTCCAGGGTTTGATGTGAACGCGCTGCTCACTCGCGACCCCCATCCTGCTGCATTGCCTTCTGCCGCCTCGGATCCAGTCGCATAGCTCTGGTCGCGTTGACGGTCCTGATCCGACGGCGGCGCCATTCTGCGCCTCTCCGTCGAAGCACCATATGCTGGATTCTCTCCATAGTCTGCATTCTCATAGTCCAAGCCGGGATCCGGCTCCGTGGTGTGGTCTTCGGGACTCTCCTTGCGCTGGCTCCAGACCCAGGCGGCGAGACCAGCCGTGGCGACGGTGAGGGTGACAGCAAGAGGCACCCAATGGCTCCAGACGCCTCGCCGCGAGCGGGAGGAGCCCCGATTGTCGTAGGGAGGCGACATTTAGACGGAGGAGCGTAGCATCGCTTGCCAGTGCTATAGCAATCTGCCCAGCTGAAGACGGCGGATTGTGATGATGCCCAATCCTGGTCACGGTAGAGAGCTGCAAGACGCCGTGTTTTGCATACAAGTACAAACGAAGTGGTTCTTCAACAGCGGCTGAGTGGGGGAGGACCTGAAGCCGGCTGCGAGGTGTGTCGCAACAAGTCCG comes from Trichoderma asperellum chromosome 3, complete sequence and encodes:
- the ARG8 gene encoding acetylornithine aminotransferase is translated as MAFRVFAGRQAASLAASARVSGGRFFSSTRAVASLSDSVKQAIKRDAALPNPDPAADSPSAALVNDYAPYMVATYARPPPVFVQGEGSWLWDIENRKYLDFTAGIAVTGLGHSDPELTDIIAQQAGTLIHASNLYYNPWTGALSKLLVEKTLEAGCMHEASRVFICNSGTEANEAAIKFARKAGKIVDPSGEKVDIVSFKHGFHGRTMGALSATHNPKYQKPFAPMVPGFKEGTYNDVAGINDLVNDKTCGVIVEPIQGEGGIFAGSEEFMIALAKRCREVGAVLIYDEIQSGMSRTGKLWAHGDLPKEAHPDILTTAKALGNGFPIGAVLVTEAVSEKIQLGDHGTTFGGNPLACRLAHHVLTKLSAPELLEGVHAKSKVFKDRFAKLQAKFPELITEARGRGLILGLQLTEDPSPIVKAARERGLLVITAGTNTLRFLPSLVMTEEEIHHGLDILEEAIAATRS
- a CDS encoding uncharacterized protein (BUSCO:EOG092D326X); translated protein: MAPSNVTTTTTAVQQNATGKIKRPVPPGIQTNGAASSTSSPSPSMSNIKPPGAKPAPSSASDRAITASTVRPNNRARRDTLNLSSGRSSRNSAGLRSVFFAMDEAAHNEPRPAVVTDKYILKKFAGRPPSLVVHLHPNHFRFDGQDGMFQYKSPMRIFLEHTKNRTIPHDLLPYFIQGNVPFYEGCLIVQIYDHKSVAQTKDVKRPSSASNAVVQSSIHNYNQWLTPSPYVPYPKEELNPNETNGKLKEDDSKDAADSDEKDAENESSSVPADASTNKAAPKPKIFTVVLHPTPESLRMDLYIKATTPRGAGEGRDSSAMAPPSTPATAVPPTPTTSTMQPPAKKNKREKSEIDGSNIYAVEGQILLATAAPLYLEPTKSIEETIELLEKMSHPSHSKPPPQPKARKRTVAEMAADEAAAAELERYMLVLDDRLASNATGAQGGGGTDGDAATGAAAFEPRFERFNIIEDIKREHAEKREQEKLKQQENDRKLQLQRQQQAAAEAAQRQADMERVRREQTAARENQLRQQAEAQRQALAARAAASTPVAQANNNQQQMNQAQHAHPIQNAVVPNAMPNAVSTGPQNTMPNGISGPAQARFQATISQAPVSSPIVRQNTPQNMSSPMVTSVPMQQTNSSMAASPPRPASVVQNPQMSVPMAHTMSSRNSQQSHPSGTPRIAQTTPNMSHATPLNRPAMVATPRMTQTSPPPNMMAQNSQMGQPMMINNPGMAQANPQMIAQLTAQQRAMLQQQQQQHQQQQMAAALQNSNFNNMNIAGQGQPMSQQQAQMMQMMQRQMMAAQQQQQQQQQQQQSQHGPQQPQQQQQHPHPQQNNMGNPQQQQQQWAAQYAQQLQNMQNVQMRQMAPGMQAQIQRMAQMGRLSGQMGNMMQANGQMMNGNNVNAANMQALMAMQMQQQQQQQQQQQQQQQAQAQAQAQAQAQAQAQAQAQAQAQAQAQAQAQAQAQAQQQQQQHQGQTPQQVQQAAVQVQMQNQARVIYNRLMAGAASKFGGAENVPQETVDKIKQSSFAQASQMVRELYQRRAQQQQMMLQQQQQQQQQAAMQGMGGMMGHQGM
- the ATG27 gene encoding type II membrane protein (TransMembrane:1 (n7-15c20/21o286-306i)~SECRETED:SignalP(1-20)) — protein: MHPPRSSALLLSFLLAPLNAAAMLSCNKIRVDEHNFDLSPLGGPHSVVTSRFEASTNAHYNTTWTVDICQPLKKSGKAKTKDECPNGTRVCAISHFLKGDQDAVTQVVAIAGGLENAGGSQFDYEATRLKSSDSNSDAQKEGLRLVLKGGKHPLTGPVSERRNQKAVIEFICDPDKTGTEGEWTSEDEYEKAPKTKRRAADDKDDKKEKDDKDGDNKDDDGKTDSAIEHQLKNENAALIWEDYAKEKDVDILRLTWYTKYACEKRDGGKDGGKDDDREPSDSSASWGFFTWFVIIVFLGIAAYLIFGSWLNYNRYGARGWDLLPHGDTLRDIPYLLKDWTRRVLNTVQGAGSRGGYSAV